The sequence TCGTGGCTTTGGTATTAAATTAGAACAGATAGCCCTTAatcatttgaatttatttatccACTTTAATATGCATGGGATATATGTTTAAAACAGATGTTTACTGGTGAAACCTAATGAAGACTAAAATCTTccaattaatattaagttGATAAATGGTATGATATGGGAAATCAAAATCATGGCTCTCCACTATGTAAAATCTAAAGATTTTTATGGTCTTAGTAATCGATCATGGACAAACTATGAGGGTTATGAAAGATCATGTGATAAATccattgaattttattaagcATTTGATGTTATAATCGCTATTAGTGGCCAATATGTCGACTCACGATGAGGTTCtaatattacaattatatttattagatagTGGGCTTGACTTAACTATGTATAATGAACCAATAATTGACTAAACGTGAGGTTCAAGGTACTAGGAGCCAAAGTGTAAATGATTGGATCATGCATGAGatgtatataatatgagatatttacttataaaatgtTAGTTATCCAATAATCGATGAAACGTGAGGGATACTAAAATTTGGTAAGAAACCAATCACCCGCTAGAAATCCACCAATGAGAATTTCCATTTGTCACGAGGAAGTGTGAGATTCGCCAAGTTAGTAAGAGGaatcattttgatttaaagactaaaacaaaaaaaatgaaactacATAACAAGTCATTAATAATCTACTATTCTTTGCAGATTTAAAGATGGCCCCCTTAATCCACTTGCAAGCATACTTGATGCTAACCGGTTGACTGGACTGAATTTCATTGATTGACTTAGGAATTTGAGAATAGTTCTCAATTCTGAATGCATTGCCTATGTTCTTGATACCACGGTTCCCCGTCGCATTCCTGTAGGGGCATCGAAAGAGGAACATGCTACACTTGAGAAGTGGTGCTCTGATGACATGTAGGCTAGGTGTTATATCCTAGCTTCCATGACTAATGAGCTGTAGAGACAGCATGATAAAATAACTGATGTTGCTAGCATAATTCTTCACCTTCAAGAGTTGTATGGGGAACATAGCAGAACTGCTAGATATCAGATATCAAAGCAGTTATTCGGGTCTAAGATGGCTAAGGGTGCTGATGTGTCAGTACATGTACTTAAGTTGATCAATTTAATTGAGCGACTTGAGGTTTTAAATCTCTCTATAGATGCAGATCTATAAACTGATTTAATACTATAGTCATTACCTTATTCCTTTTCCACGTTCATtatgaattttcaaatgaacAAGATTAAGTGTACACTAGCTGAGCTCCTTAATCAAATAGTGACAGCTCAGAGAACTATGCAGGGTAAAGGTAAAGAGACTGCTCTTGTCATTGCTTCGACTTGTAAGGCTAAGTCAAAGATAAGCGCAAAGAGAAAATCTTCGACTAAATCCACTGGTAGCGTATTCAAGACTAAAGGCAAAGGAAAGGGCAAGGAGGTGTCTAATGACAAAGGGAagtgtttcttttattagaaAGGACACTAGAAATGCAACTAAGCTGAGTTTATAAATTCCTAAAAGGTCAAGGAAGGTGAAGGATCTGGTAAAAGGTAGGATCCTTACGAAGAATAAGATACTCCTAAAAATTGGGAATGGAGCAAATGTTGCTGCAATTGCCATAACAACTgcatatgttattttatttacggGATGTAAGTTAATATTAGAGGATTGCTTAGATGTACCTAATGCATACAAAAACATCATTTCACTTTCTACTTTAGTAGTTGAGAATTATGAATTCAGGTTTACAAATGATGTTTGTTAAGTTCATTttgaaaatgaatatatagCATATGATACTTTAATTAACGGtctctattattttaatttatatgtagATAAAACCGGAACACATAATGTGTACATAAATGCCAAAGCAACCAAAGAACTAAATCTGAGATACTTGTGGCATCATAGATTAGGTCATATTGCAGAAGAAAGAATCATTAAGTTAGCTAAAATGGGTTTAGTAAATTCCATTAGTTCTAAActatatttgatatatgaatctTGTCTTCAAGGCAAAATGACAAGATCATCCTCTATAGGATAAAGGGAATAAGCCTCAAATGTTTTAGGACTGATACATAGTAATGTTTGTGGACCTTTTAACATTATGGCTCATGGTGGTTATAGTTACTTCATTACTATATTGATGATTTATCACTGTATGGGTATTTGTACCTTATGAAGTACAAGTCAAAATCTTTTACAGAGTTCAAAGAATTCATGGCTAAAGTAGAGAATCAAACAGGCCTAAGTATTAAAGCCCTTGAATTTGATCGAGCTGGTGAATATTTAAGCAGTGAGTTTGAACAATTTCTAAAGGAACATGGCATTGTTTCACAACTTACACCCCTTGGAACACCATAATTGAATGGTGTAATCGCACCTTGTTAGACATGGTACGATTGATGATGAGCTTTACGGATTTACCCACTTCCTTATGAGGATATGCCCTCCTTACAACGTTATACCTTTTAAACAGAATGCCTTCCAAGCCTGTTCCTAAAATTCCATGTGAGATATGGAATGGCAAGGGACCCGGTCTTAAACATGTTAAGATTTGGTGTTGTCCAGCTTTTGTGAAAAAGCTAAACGTGGACAAATTGGAAGCTCGAtctattaaaggaaaatttgttaaatatcctaaagaaaaaaagggatattatttctatcttCCTGCTAATATGACTATTGTTATTAGCAGGGATGctctatttcttaaaaatagtttattcaAGAAAGTGGGAGCTAAATGAAGATAGAATTCGATGAAGTGCCATCTCAACAGCAAATCAGTCAAGAACCAATCAATAAACTAGCGCCTATCAACCCTGTCATTACATTACCTCGAAGATCTAGTAGAATTTCTCATCCACTAGAGAGATATAGCATGCTCCATGGGAatgtaaaagaattattcatttatgAAGATGCAGATCATATAGATGATCCTTCTAGTTACAAGGAGGCAATATCAGATATTGACTCTAGTAAATGGAATGAGGCAATAAGATTAGAAATGGATTTCATGTATAAGAATGAAGTCTGGATTCTTGTAGACCCTCCTAAAGGTATACTACCAATAGGGAATAAATGGGTTTATAAGAGAAAGATTGGTTCCGAAGGGAAGGTAGAAACCTTCAAAGCTAAGCTAGTAGTGAAAGGGTATCGCCAAAGGCAAAAAATTAACTATGAGGAAACTTTCTCGCCTGTAGCCATGTTcaaatccattaggattttCTTAGCCATTATTGCACACTATGATTAGAGATTTGGCAGATGGATGTCAAAACAACCTTCCTTAATGGATACATTAAGGAGGACATCTATATGGACCAACCTAAGGGTTTTGAATCCAAGAGTACTCATAATCAAGTATGCAAACTTAAGAGATCCATTTATAGCCTTAAGCAAGCTTCGAGGAGTTGGAACATTTGTTTTGATATGCAATCAAATTATTTggtttcataaaaaatatggatGAATCATGTGTATATAAGAAGGTTAGTGGGAGTGCTAtcacttttcttttactttacaTTGATGACATATTGTTATTTGGAAATGATATAGGCATGTTTACATCTGTAAAGGTATGGTTGCGAAAGATTTTCTCCATGAATGACTTATGTGAAGCTACCTATATTCTAGGAATTCGTATCTATAGAGATAGATTGAAAAAGACTATAGGGCTTTCTCAAGGTCTTTACTTAGATAAGGTGGTGAAGAAATTTAACATGCTAGTTCTAAGAGAGGATTGTTATCGTTTAGGCATGATATTAAGCTTTCTAAGAGTATGTCTCCAAAGACAACTATGGAAGGAGATCAGATGGCCAGGATGCCATATGCTTCAGCAATTGGAAGTTTAATATATGCTATGTTGTGTACTAGGCTAGACATTGCCTATGCTGTTAGTGTGACTAGCAAGTTTCAGTCTAATCTAGGCAAGGAGCACTAGGTGGTGGTCAAGAATATATTTAAGTACTTGTGAAGAATTAAAGATATGTCCTTGACATATGGTGGAGGAGAACCGAGTTTACATGGTTATATAGATTCTAATTTTCAATCAGATATGGATGATAGAAAGTTTATCTCAGGgtttgtatttatataaaatggaGTAGTAAGTTGGAAAAGTTCAAAACAGGATACTACTGCAGATTCTACTACAAAGGTCAAGTATGTTACTGCATATGATGCAGCAAACGAAGCGGTTTGGTTTAAAATGTTCATGATAAGAACTTGGAGTGATTCCAACCATTGAGCAGTACCTCTCTTGTGGCATAAAAATGGAGCTATTGTACAAGCCAAGGAACATAGGTCTCATCAGAAATCCAAGCATATCGAAAGACGCTTCCATATCATACGTGAGATTGTTGGTAGAGGCGATATAGTCATGCAAAGAATAGAATTAGAATAGAATTAGAATAGAATGTAGTTGATCCCTTTACAGAAGCTATGATGCAGATATAGCTGGAACGCCATCTTATGGAGATGGGTTTCAGATACTATTCAATTGGCTTTAGTACAAGTGGGAGATTGTTAGATGTATGTCTTAAAAGCCAATTGGACTTTTGCTTTTTGGTTCATacattatgatattattatgtaatgaatatcattttattaatggcAGTTGTctattattcattttcttagtaatataattattgaatgagtctaataatattttattaaagactcTATTCTCAAGAGTTGAGAATATGAGTGACAGATgatctttagaataaatattataaaatagttattggtcgtaaaattaaatattggaCATCTTTAATCTAGAAGAAAAACATAATATGTTTAACCCTATAATTAGTATgagatactaatatatataggaTGGTGAGTCTCATGCCATTTAGTATGAGTTACTAAGTAAATCATTATGGGTCACTTGTGAAACAAGTGGATTAAACATGACTTGAAGAAATAACGAATCAGATGGATGATTTACTTAAGTCACTGATTCATTATTAAGTTCTGATAGTGTAACTAATCCTCAGACCTGAGGTGAGAGAGTTGTCTCATGAATATATAATTGGAATTTGCTTATGGTTTAGGTATCCGTTCATAACTAGAATGGGTACTTGCAAATAATGGCTCTAGTTACATATGCATGGACGCAGGTGTTCATCAATAAGGAATCTATTACCTTGAGTAAACAAGGGGAATATCCTATGCAATCCGATAACATCTTGACTAGGAAATCCTTGGTCGaggtaattatgattaatgaAGAAAGGGTTTcgcattaatcatatttagtcTAGATGTATCTTGGATTTGGTCATAGAATCAAGTTAGTCGATTTGACTATTCAACAATCCTCATTTGATCAGGATATTGTTCAATGGAAGGATTTAATTACACggtaatcataaataaatggGACATGGATAATCaatacatttattattaattgggtAATTTAAATAGGTTGccacaaaagaaagaattattattagaaactATTTCTAAATCAGTAAAAGGTTTCTATAAGCAAGATCTAGCCCTAGATCCCTACGCAGCCTTCGACTCAACTGCACCCTCATTGCTAGAAACTCACAGATCCAACATTCAtagtgacaacctgagggttccttCAATCATACATCCACTAAAATCAGttctttcattcatttttttgttttcttttgattatttatttttagaaacatgattaggattttgatttatgataagtatgattaaattagaatttttgaTGAATATGCATGATTATTGGGTTTGATTCGGATAACAAGAACTTAGGGTTTTGAAATCTGATATTTTGCCAATTcagattttagatttaattagaaacatattataggattaatatttagatttatttttccattataATTAGGtcattaaactttttaaatatgattttcttGATTGATTTGCCATCTGTTAGTTTACTGCACGTAGCATTTTTATCAGTTTAGGATTTTGATCAGTCAATTGACTTCTGTCtcctttattttaatctttttatccTATTTGCTTTTAttctaatcaattttaatgTCTGCGCATGTGAAATCCAGCTCTAGGGATGTGAAAAAGTATTGAAGAATCGTTGAAAGCCAGCCTCGAAACCTAGAGCAGATTGGTTGTTTAAGCCAACCTACCATTTTTTGTGTTTCTTGTTGATTCTTGATGTACTTTTGGCTTTTGTATAGTTTTTAGGTCTTTTCCTTTTACAATCGTAGTTCCACATAGACTTTGGATTAAAAATTGATCCAATATGAATTTAGTAGTCCGATAGGCTAATCAACTTTAACTGggcctaaaaccctaaaatcttAGTAGACTTAGTGGGCTTTGGCATGCTTAGTTAGAGC is a genomic window of Ricinus communis isolate WT05 ecotype wild-type chromosome 2, ASM1957865v1, whole genome shotgun sequence containing:
- the LOC107262462 gene encoding uncharacterized protein LOC107262462 encodes the protein MAKGADVSVHVLKLINLIERLEIKCTLAELLNQIVTAQRTMQGKGKETALVIASTCKAKSKISAKRKSSTKSTGSVFKTKGKGKGKELLHYYIDDLSLYGYLYLMKYKSKSFTEFKEFMAKVENQTGLSIKALEFDRAGEYLSSEFEQFLKEHGIVSQLTPLGTP